TTCTCGGAGAGGTCCTCCGTGAATCGCTGGATCACCTGTCCCAGCTCCTTTTCCAGCGCCCGCCGTTCGACTTCCTTGCTCCAGTCGTCGATCAGGCTGGCATGCATGCCGTCCTCGGTGAACACCGGCATGAAATCCTCGATGGCCACCGTATCGGAACGGCGCTTTCCCCGGAGCCGCATGAGGCACGTGTTCACGCAGATCCGGTACATCCACGAATAGAGGGCCGAGTTCCCCTTAAAAGTGTGCGCCTTGCGGACCACCGTCAGGAAGACGTCCTGAACGGCTTCTTCTGCATCGCTGTCGTTCTTCAGGATGGACATCGCAAGGCTGTAGATACGGCCGTGGTACCGGTCGAACAGGGTTTCCGCAGCCTCTGGCGTGCCCTTGCGAAGCCCTTCCAGAAGAACGTTATCGTCGGCCACCCGTTCCGCGGGCATCGATCGCTCCTCGTTAGATTCGCCCGGCGATTACGGGTTTCGCCCCGGCGAACCGAAAAACAAGAATTACCACGAAATTCCGGACCGGCGCAAGGAGTGCAGGCAAATTTTCCATTGAGCGGCTTTCCCCTTGGCGCGAGGATGCGCTTCCCCTTATATTTAATGAAGGACCAACGGCTTCGACCGGCACGAAACGACAGAAAGGATCGAAAATGGGGAGACGCC
The genomic region above belongs to Deltaproteobacteria bacterium and contains:
- a CDS encoding sigma-70 family RNA polymerase sigma factor, encoding MPAERVADDNVLLEGLRKGTPEAAETLFDRYHGRIYSLAMSILKNDSDAEEAVQDVFLTVVRKAHTFKGNSALYSWMYRICVNTCLMRLRGKRRSDTVAIEDFMPVFTEDGMHASLIDDWSKEVERRALEKELGQVIQRFTEDLSEKYRVVFVLSDMEGMSNEETAQILGLTVPAVKSRLHRARLYLRERLSVYLREGKTERR